ggagcaccagaagaatttatgttttggttttaagtcggtaaaacaaaacaaccacaccgttaatttgttattttggttttgtattaaaacggaataaccaaagcaCTAACAGTACACAGATTGTGTTGGTGTGTGCTGATTGGATGTAGTTAGAGTTGTGACTGAAGTATACCATTATCATCCTCACAATGGGGCGCTATTCCCTCACTGTCTAtctcttttttcttctcacaCACCCTCAGAACATCCCAGGATGGCGACAGTAGGTGGTGTTGAAAAATAAGCTCCGCCCCCTTGGAAACGGCGAAAAGACACATGAGCGTGCAGATGACGTTGAATGTCCTGTAGGGAAAGTACTGCATGATGACTCCGCCCTCTTCCTTCCAGCCCGGGTACAGGATGACGGGGGCGATACCGAACAATTGCTCCCCGCTGAGCAAGCGCAGCAGCACGCCCAGCACGAATGCGCTTATGGCGCCGTATGTGTTAGCGCAGCCAAAGTAGAGCACGCCCACCAGCTGTGGGAACACCACGCAGTATAGGAGGTCAGCGCTGATCAGCCACAGCGCCAGCACGCTCTCATCACCGAAGGCCGCGCCCGTTCCACTCAGGCCCACCAGCAGCGTGCTGACCCGGATCACCCACTGCAGCTCCGTCTCTGACGCCTTTGGGACCACACCAGGCAGGataggggtcaattacaattgcaattgataattaattacagttatgacaTACgtataattgtaaatgtaaaaaatctgttgcttttgtaatcataattgaattttaattgagtttaaataatttactttgacagtttttatataattttaatgttaattacaattacaattaaattaaacaaaaacctagtaaaaaaaaaaaaggtccaaaCAATGTGTTGGTAAATAGAAATCTAGAAATTGTACTTTCTGTCAATACCACGGACAGCAAATATTCAGTTAATAATCAATGTTGGggtcattataattgtaatgacaTAATggataataattacaataattgtgtaattataattgtcattgtACTTTTAAATCTGTATAAtattcataattgtaattgacatggaaattctataaaaactgtcaattacaatttcattaaacagaaatctgtagaaccatgttacagttttatgtctGCATGCGTAGTTAACAattgttaaatatgtttcatatttgcaacttttaaccaatatctgaggtttttaaaatccaatttcaccaccttttccaccatttttggtcactttgaacccattttatttctgattaaaacaaggatttacatctttaaggtgactatatactatggcccaaataatactaaacttcctggataacagtggatactattcaaaaatctctccctttattcccccttatagatggccctgtctccacatgactgttctgtagtgttcatgtctgtgttcaaccaccatcAGGtatagtgggggtccccggtctctggaatttttgttttgggggtcgtgggctgaaaaggttgagaaccactgctctagaggatCACTTTAcaatttttgaaacaaaaaggctcagacgcccacaccaaaaatattaataccaatattttcattgatgagAAAGCGTAACAAGgtaaaccaagagatgagaaacaaatgtgatgataaataatatttttcaatgtattttacagctgatttaagacatgaatCAAAACTAaacgttatcattagagatgcaaacagaacgctaacacaagaggaaggttacatttaatAAGGTTATTCATTAGAGGTtcagtaattgaactttagtaactgagaacataattgtaattgactttcagggagaaaatagtctttgtaattttaattgtaattgggaaaaaatgctggtcattgtaattgagttgtaattgaagatgtaattgaaaaatttaattgacctcaaccctgacaGCGGGACCAGGGGCAATGAAAGGGCGCTACCGTGCTGCcatgcccacacacacacacacctgtgtccTGATGGTCTTCTTGTAGATGTTCTGTGTGAACATGGAGGCTGAGGATAGCAGAGCAGAGTCCATGGAGGACATCACGGCCGCAGCGATGGATGCGATGCCCAACACAGAGAGCCAGCTGGGGGTGAGGTGGTCCAGGACCAGGGGGAGGATCTTACCGGCCTCGCCTCGATCAAACGGAGATGGTAGACCGTAGTCCGTCATGTTCCAGTCTGAGACACCAAGAGAAGAGGTAGCATCGAGTTTATTTATACACACTTATCGTGTATAGGGTCAGAGGATGGAAGGGACTGCATAGCACAGACACATCACCCTGTAGGATAAGCAATTTGAGCATAAATGTGATATTACCCATAGTTAATCTCTACTAGTGCTCAGTTTAGGTTTACTAGTCCACAAGTAGACTTTAATAGTGAAGCAAAAGGTGTCActagttagcatcatatgctaataagggaGTGGGGAAAGTAAATTCAGGCTTAAACTGCTTTCCAtaagctttactagtactactagtagatttaaaacactctactcatactactactGAGATTTTTTGAGTGTACTGGTAGTATtagtaaacaaaaaacagttttagtAGAAAAGTTTTTTGTGCAATAGTGCGCAAGTAGAGCTACTAGTAAAGCAAAACAATCTGCTAGTAAAACACAATgtgttactagtagtactagtagaattaaaatacattactAGTTATTCGGTAATAATATACATATTTGTGCCGAACCGTTCGGTATGCGACTACCGGTTTACAACCCTGTACCGAATTGAGTGCAGAATATAATTGTAtactatttatttgtatttttaatcagtttttgtgAGCAGGACCATTTAAAATATCTATTAGTTAATTAAGTGGAGGACAGGTGGACGTGCCGTTAAATTTCCGCCTCCACCGTGTGCAGCGCCTCATTCACAACATGACAATTGAGTCTGACGAACTTGAAGACCCACCTGCAGACCTCAAGTCCCAAGACTTTTCTATTGAGGTACGTACTGAACTGTGACTTTTGTAAACCATTACACCCTAATTACTAATAAAAATTcaaagctttactagtactactagtgacaAAATTGGCCATGTTGCTAGTATAATTatggtgtgagtgtgtgtttatggtCACACGTACCAGCAGCAGTGGCTGCCACTCCAATAATAACAGAGGGGATTCCCATGATGAAGacggcaccagcagcagcaaaGCAGGTGAACTGAGCCTGAGCCACAGAGGCTGCAGAGAGGATCCTCTGGTACAGAGCCTGGTACGCCAGTCCACCTAGTCCCTGcagcgcacgcacacgcgcacacacacacacacacacacacacacacacacacacacacacacacacacacacacacacacacacacacacaccgctcaACTCATATCACATTGTTTCACTAACTAGGTTTTAACATTAACTTCTACCAATAGAGAAATTTAAGCCTTTCACTAAAACCACTACACAAAAACAGTTTCCTGTTGTGACCAAGCTAaaattacttgaaaaaaaacatgtaataaggttgaaattgttggtcggaagtttattttaatctccattataaacagtcagtgtgttCATATGTtggtaaagtttggtgcattgtgTAACCCATTAGATACTTAGATTATTAAGCAAAGTAAAGTAATGGCGAAACAATAAGTATATAAGTATAATTTTAGACTAGTAAATCAGAAGACTAAGTACAACTCAAGGAGAGAGGAGCAGAAACTGAAGAAACTGACAAACTGCTTTTAAAGGTACCATGTATTATGTGAACAGACAAAAGACATTTAAATAcatcaaaacattattttgaatGACCATTCTGTGCATATGTACAATGTCAagtatgataaatataaagaataTAAAGATCCTGAGAACCCTTTTCTAAATCAAAATATTGAACACTTAAAAAACGAATTATTCAAGATTACAACACGAATACAGAAAAGTCAAATAATAATTCCTTGGATCCGTGATGCTCAAATGTTCAAGTTGtccatttcattcacacacaaaataacagtacaTCAACCTAGGCAGGGATTTAGAGTCCAGAAGAAggttgtgtgcatgtgtgtgagagcaAGACTTCATGCTACAAGAGCCTCCTACCGCCCGGATTAAGCAGGAGGTGGGGTTCCATGCTGGAAGACTCCGTGAGTTACAATTTTTCCTGGATACAGTGGGCTTAATGCCTTTCTATAGCTCGCCATTAATTACTTGGACTGTGCAGAGAACAGGTCCATGTAACACAAATATTTCTCTGTGTACACAATTCCTTAAATATTACAGGTTGTATCATAGATAAATTACATTCTATATACTGATCAAATATTGGACAATATATTTCATGATTCTCAGATTATTAAATTATCATCAATatcattaaatatataaattaatcaTCTAAATATTAGCATATAGTcaatataaatatcaaaatatcagCTTGCATTTAAAGTACAAAGTGCATTGGAACCATTAAAGGGGCCATATGTAGAATTTGCAAACAAATTCTGCCACCACCAGGAGGCTATACGCCTTTGAGGTGTTCTGTCTGGcggaaattaaaaagaagaagaatcctCCACTCTCAAGCTCTCAAGGTGTCAACGGGATGAATACAAGTGTATAGTTATTTCAGAAGATGACATCTTCAAGTATTTCACCTCCAAATGAACCAGTAAGTAACCCTGCTCCCACCAGAGGCTGAGAAGAATTAGGTCATGCCCAAGATGGCCTAGTTCAGGGAcagctctgctgtaaataggcttatactCACCCAACCGGTGGAAAAAAGTACTACAGGTTGGCCAGGccggcaatatttattaatgtatatataaatatgtaatctaaaaaaaaaaatcacataaggcatgacagctaaggacatgtttcCTAACACTcaaattttgatttttggtatttcagacatatttaaaagttgaaaattcacaaaaattcTACATATGGTGTGATGGCGGTGGTCGGTGTTTGGCATTAGGCTCCTATGAGTTATCGCTTAATTAGATCACTTTCATGATTTGTCACAACAGTTTTATCATTAACTGAAGTTAACCTACCTGTAGCAACAACATCCAAAGCCTCTCTTGCATGTGACCGCCACTTTTGGGAAGCGCAAGATATAGACGTTCTAATTGGTCGAGCCGAGTCATGTGACCGGACGCAACCTGTACGTAAGACCAAAGATGATACGACAGGCAAGAGGATGCATGCACTGATTTGACACCCGTGTTacaattgcattgtgggatgtggagtcctgtagatggatgcttagaaatgtttttacttcattcttaatgtgatttcttgtgttcaGCCTAAAAAACTCTGACAAAGTGacttccaacacatttctgctgttttcactgaaagttgaaGCCAAACAAAGGAGGAtgttagttttagtatttatgcAGAAAGATCTGTATTCGGCCTTAGTTGATAGTCTAATgaagtgaggtgatatcactaggaatactgggaacaaagtAGAACAAAATGGAGTCAAACCAACCACTGTCCTTCTCGTCtggagaaaaaacacaagaaatcacagtaaaggTGAGGTCACACCAAAAgcgacttcagcgactctggCGAGTAAATTATGTTCAAAATCAacgtaaatgacgcaacgtccAGTGACCAATTCAACTCACAATTCTCCCCGGTCATCACGCCACGTCGTCACGAAACGATGAAGTGAACGATGAAGTGAACGAAAAGCGCAATTATATTCAAATATCTTCATCATGGTCCATTAAGTGCTGCTGTGCAGCAGCTTCAGGTAAGCCATG
This genomic window from Gouania willdenowi chromosome 6, fGouWil2.1, whole genome shotgun sequence contains:
- the LOC114465617 gene encoding high-affinity choline transporter 1-like, with product MAVDVPGLVTVVFFYICILLIGLWGYRKSKKVEKTCIGSKSEVTIVAGRNISVLVGIFTMTATWVGGGYIMGTAEAVYTPGRGLIWAVGLPAYAMNFLLGGLFFAKPMRSKRYMTMLDPFQKRYGNTFTAALLLPVLLSDILWVACILAALGGTMSIILGLSSATSIIISAVVSITYTLLGGIYSVAYTDIIQLCFIFISLWLCVPFVILSPAISDSSQAVHFNQSSGHTSWLGNLELENAGQWTDELLLMGLGGLAYQALYQRILSAASVAQAQFTCFAAAGAVFIMGIPSVIIGVAATAADWNMTDYGLPSPFDRGEAGKILPLVLDHLTPSWLSVLGIASIAAAVMSSMDSALLSSASMFTQNIYKKTIRTQASETELQWVIRVSTLLVGLSGTGAAFGDESVLALWLISADLLYCVVFPQLVGVLYFGCANTYGAISAFVLGVLLRLLSGEQLFGIAPVILYPGWKEEGGVIMQYFPYRTFNVICTLMCLFAVSKGAELIFQHHLLSPSWDVLRVCEKKKEIDSEGIAPHCEDDNGILQSQL